The DNA segment AAGAAGTGAAAAAGAGAATCTTATTGACCAGTCTTATAGAAAGTTGTAATTTAAGATGAATTCATGAGATATGATTTGAGGTTGTATTTAGGTGAAATATCTACAGAGCAAATGGTCTTTTGAACATTTgtaaacaattaaaagaaaaataaatctaaatttgTATAGTAAGACTGCAACCTGCCAGAAAATGACTGTAGCTGTTGTAGTTGTTTACATAGTTGTGTTTTGACTATAACAATGTGGAGAGTATAATTCAGGAGATGGAATGTAGTTGAGCAATAATGACAATTTGGTGACAAACGTTAACTCTGCACAGACCAACACCCTCTAACAGAGTGTCAACCTGAACACAAGCCCAAAGCATTTACAGAAAAGTATTATGTTTCTGGCCATGTGGGTTTCATCCAAATGGAAAAGAAATAAAGGCATGTCGTACACTGTAATAACAATGCTATAAATACACATGCAAGAGTAGTAACAAGTCAAATGATCCTGAAAAAGCTTGAACTTAATGTACTTCAACAGTTGAATACAGGCATGTTATGTATTATACAGCGGACCTACGATTCATTGCTGACTGACAAGATAGGATCACTGTTAAGGTGCAGGTGGGGGATCGGGGGTACATTTGGGGGAAGGTGCTGTTGTGACTACGACTGTGGACACAGATTTTGGGGAGCCTGTTGCCATgtgctgctggagctgctgtgcCTGGACCGTCTGGATGCGAACCTAAAGGGGAGAAAGACAGTTAGTCTTAAGATGCTCGGCTCTGTGTTTATTTTACTGGCCCATAAAGCAGCTGGTTTGATTGAATAGGTTTCACTATAAAATACTTAATCATTTGCAAAACCCAAAAAGTGTAATTTAAGCTAACCTGCGTGGCCTGTCCTTGCTGCTGAAGCTGCTGGAACTGCTGTGCTGTGACAAAGCTGACCGGTTTGTTCCCTGCGATCAGCTTTGTTCCAGCAGGCATGGTGGTTAGGATGATGTTCCTGCCCAGACTGCTGATACTGCTCAGACAAAAGaggaaatgaacaaaaacatgtcACCAGCCCAACTAACAGCTGTAGAGAAGGACaatgtaaaggaaaaaaaaagaatatataatacaataaataaataggatCCAAAATGTATACTTCTGCCACTACAGtgtaaacaaaatataaacaatagtGGCCGTCACCTGATAATGAAAGCCCAATAGAGGTTAAGGGCCGTATTTCAATGATCTAAGCGCACAGCGTTACGTAGTAGGGGTCTGTGCGCCGGGCGCTTGGTTCAAAAGGGCTGTACTTATTTCATAGGTGTGTTTGGGCATAACATGCAAAAAACCAGagtgtcctctcccattccatttaaaagccaggcgcgtttgtaccttggcccattgctattatgatggtggattggcacaatggcgcaatcacttcccgctgccttaagatagcaatacaccaagaattcacccaaacacacctcccCCCCGTAAGACTAGCATGCCCATGGGCGCAAAAATGTGTTAAAGTGATTTTACTATTTAAACAACATGAGCGCAGGGttgtcttaaaatagcaaagacactttgcGCCGCAGTGCAAGATAGTGCCCTAAACCTCAAAGCACTGAATCTCACAGcacattcaaataaaatgtataatgaaAATACCTAAATAATACAATCTTTACAACTCCTTTTACATTTTGAGTTTACTTTTATCTTTACAATCAAATGGTCTATTTTATCTGGAAAAGGTCTAAAAAAGAGAAGGTGCAGATGATGAGACTCACTTTGTGTTAAGGCTTCCTTTCACAATCGGTGTGGTTACAACACTTTTGCTCTTCAGTGGTTGGTTCAGGACAGAGATAGGTACAGTTATCCGTGCAGGTAACTTCCCCTACAGTGTTGTCAAAAAAAGAGGATTGTTCCTGAGTTGTGAGACTTTTAGAATTGATTTCCTAGACTTAAGTTAGTTCCTCATTGCTGGATTTGTTCATGAGAAAActatgcaaataaataaatcaactaTTAACAGAGAGGCATTTTTCAAGAAGAATAAAGTAATTGAAatcaaatcagattttttttatttagcacTTTGAGCACATGTAAATGTAGCACATCCAACTGCAACTCAAATGACCatttataaaacacatttaatttccCTTTTGTCTTTGGGAgccaaataaaaagatttgcGCTCAGCAGTTTCTATTTGTTATCTCATCTCAGATCACATCAAAAGCATATCTTGAGTTGTTTAACATAGGCAAATGTAAGTTGTTTGTTGGAGGTTAGCTTTAAATATCATAGCTAACTAGTCTGGAGTTGCATGCTTCCTCTTACTGTAGGGGCTGGTGCTTTTGACTTTCTGCTACTTTATATCCCATGACCTAGGCAAGTGAAAATCTTTTGGTTGAACCTGCATTACAATATACCACTTattatatgatatgatataatGGTTTAGGACTATTTAGGATTTCTGGTGTACCATATTTGTAATCATTAAATAACATACCTTATCTGAAGGGAATGATAGAcaaaacttaacaaaaaaaacttgcaatTTCCTTCAAATATTTAGAGAGAAACTGAATCATTTCCCTACCGTTTGTGTAGTAACCACTGTAGCTGGGACCTGCCGCACAGTGGCTGTAGCTGTTCCTAGTGTCAGAGGTGAGCACGAGACTCCAGGAGCCACTGTGATCCCCTTAGTACCGGCCACAACACTGGCAGCCATGGTTACCACATTAGCACATGTAGACGCTGTGAGTGTTTTACTGCCGGTGGTGGTGGTCATTGTGATAGTCTGACCCTGTTTCTGTGGAATAACACCAAGGCCTGGCATTATCCGAATGGTGGCACCACTCTTATCAGGGGAGGTCACGCTGGAGAAAGTCCTAGACTTTTGGTCTGCCATGGTGACAGCCAACGTGGGCATCAGACGTATTGCTGTGTCTCCTGCAGCCTTCAACAAGTTAGCGGTAACAGGGCCTGCTTTGGTGGTCTGTACTTCCCCTGTGCAGGATGTAGCACTGGAGGCAGAGGAAGGTGAAGGGTGAGGCGGCGTCACATGGAGAGTTGCTGATATGCTCTTGCTGCCTGTAGTGGCACTGCTAAGAAAGTCAGGGGTGAGTTTGACAGTTGCAACCGGGGATTTGGCAAGAGTTGCCATCATATCTGGGGTGATCCGCAGCACCGTCTGGCCTTTTGCGTCAGTGGTGATGGAGGACGGTGAAAGACGTAGGACATCTTTACCCTGGATGCGCAGATTTGTGGCTGTTATAGGAATTCCTGCTCCTCCTGTCTTCATTCCCAATTGGCCTGTGATGGACACCTTAAAAGGCAAATGACATGTGTTACTTATTTAAAGGACTTACATTTTTACAGCTCCATAACATgaagatttttttctgttggtaCCAGATAAGGCCAGATTTTCTCTGCAGGACAGAGGCTGAACTAAACTCAACTGAAAGACTTATTTCTGCACTGGTACTTCTAAATATGTCTAAGTTACTTATTCATTCAAATTTAGCATTAAATGTTTAAGCAGTACAATTTGTCTATCTGTTATCTACCTGTAAATAGCATTTTGTAGTTTGTTGGCATGGCTATCTCTACACATTTTAAATCTCGACAACAACCACGCTCCAGCCTGGTGGAGAAATTCTTACAGGTCAAGACTGTTCAGGAAAGCCTAACTGGCCAAATATCCTACTTGAAACAAACTGGTTCACCTGTTTGATATTCGGGCTGGTGACTCCTTGCAACATAGCAGGGGAAACAGGGTTCTTAGCTGGGCTACCAGGTGATCTGGCTTGAGGTTTGGCCACAGCTACAGCAGACACAGACAGGGTGGTCGGCACCTGGACTGGACTACTGGCAGACTGACTCCTCAGAGGCACAGAAACCACTGCCTGTtaatatagatttaaaaaaaacagaattattatttatttgcaatatgcaaaaacattaaacacagcTCTTCATCCGATTACCTGTGAAATGCCCTTGGCTGACATTGACACCGGCATCCTGATCTGGTGAGGGGTCTGATGTACCAGTGTGGCCTGCTGACCTCCTACCGCAGAACCCAGACCAGGCTGAGTAGAAACAACCCGCACCTGAGGGAGGGAGCCTGCCGCCAGGTGACTCACTATCCGAGCTGCGTGTTGGGATGTGACTGGCTGTGAAACTGGTGGAAGAGCCTGACTGGTTGGTAAGATGGTTCCCAGTTGGGGCAACGAGGGAGGGGACACAAGAATAacactgggagaaagagaggagaaaagccTATTTCAAATCACACAGATGGAACATGGGTGCATGTATCGCACAGTATTAATAAGAACAAAAACTCTTGGGTCACTGTCACACTTACCCAGTGCTGGTTTTGATAGTATCCGGGACTCCGGTCTTTGTTGGCGTTGTGGTTGTGCAGGGTAAGGGTGACATAGGGGTTCCAGGTGTGTTTGGGGTAGGTGTTGTGGGGGTTGGTGACATGGGATTGGAGCCTATATCCTGTCCTGCCTCTAGACATCCCGTGGTTTTATTGCTTCCATCTTTACTTCCAGACTTCTGAAAAATTAACAGGAAATTCTAGCATGTTGCTCTCAGACACtgataaacaataaattagAATTCCAAGTGggaaaacaataaataacactACAGTAGTGCAAGTGTTTTCCTTACAGTAAATCGTGTATGTTTTACATTGTGTGCAACTAGGTGTAGTTTCTAGGTGTAGACAGTGGACTCACAGGCTTAGATGCAGGTTTAGGTTTCTGCTGTAAGGCTTTTCTTGCTTTTGCAGCAGCAGCTTGAGCCTGGTGGATCCTCTCTggataaaagaaacaaacatttttccaaatcctAAATACAAGGAGCATATACTATGAGACACTTTGCTCATCTCCATGTGAGTGCAATCCCACTATGGTAAAGAACAAGGTGATAGAAGGACAAAGGAATAAAAGGTTGAACATTTTCTAATTCTACACATCCATGGTTTAAACCCACACACATTATTAGAATTATATCTGTTAAGCAGATCTACAGGAAATTAAATCTTCTATTCAGACAATAGTGGATAAtcaaactagaaaaaaaaggttcCTTGTTGGCTGTTTCCAATCACCTACAGGATTAGAGATCTTTACACTTCGGAACAAACTTCAAAAGGTGATCAGATAAACCCTAGTCTGGAAAATGGTTTCTTACCAAACTCCTCTTGACTGCGACTGCggtgcaggtaaatccagagcTTGCGTCCTATGTCATACTTTACACAGGGGTCTTTCTCATAGTGAAGTCTATCCAGAGCCCCACTGACAACCGTGTTCACCTAAATGGCAAACACAACAACTTAAAGACTGCAGGCCAGTTGTAAGGTACACACAAGTCCCTATGCCAGAGTGAGCAACAGATgacaacagaaaaaataaacatatatatagcACACCTGTGCACTGGTGACATCTGGAGCAAGAAACTGTGAGTCTTTCAAAAGTTCACAGATCTCTGCCCTCGTTCCTTCACCATTGGGTAACCTGGCTGCTGCATCCCGCACTATGGAAGAAAGCGGTTGGAAGTCAGAAGTGTCCCATTGGTTGCCTTTGCACACACTGAAACCTGATTCTCGGCAGCCTGACAAAGGAGTCAGAGTAAAACAGAAAGCCTAACCCAGAGAGAGAATGGTGACATATGGTGGTCGGTCTGAGCGGAGCAATGTGTGCTCCCTGGCTTTGTTGAGAGACATCTCCTTATCAAACACTCCTTTAACAGGCCCCACCACAGATTCAAAGCCGTGCATCCTAAAGGTGAAGGCTTTATGTGGCTGGTTGTATCGCTGCTGCTCCtaatagaacaaaaaaaatgatgtatgtAAAACAGTCAAAAGAGGCAACATGTTGTAAATAACCAAAAGATTCCAGCAGCACAAACGAACCTGGATTTGAAACACTTGTCTCTCATCTCCAGTACTGGGCCGCACCACATAATCAGTTGAGCTGCTTGGTTAAAGATATTACACTGTTAACTTCAACAACCATGATATTCTAACGCAAACTGCTTTATTATGTTAATGTCAGGCAACAAATAACTATTATATTCATCAATAGTTAAACTACTGATTTTTTGATTGAGGAATTAACTATTTGCCATctaaaatacacaaaattaGGTTAGTAAAAAGGGCATCCTTAGTCCTACCAACAACTCAAAAAACAACCAATTAATTTACGGTTAATCAGCTAGataattagttattttttaagtgattttatCACGTTTGCAATGCCTTATAGATCGTTGAATCTTACACTCTCGGTATGGGAGAAGTCATCTCTAGCATGTCTTCATTTTCTGTCTGTGGAAGACAGAAAAATCCTGTTTATATTTtgtcacaaataaaaaaaacagtgttaaaCATTTCAACAAAAGTAAAGTAGCATAGTATAGTACAAACTGCAGAGTCATTGCTAAAAGTGTACCTGTAATATAATATTTGTACTACCTTGATAACTAAATCTTTGGAGTCCAGCCACAGCTGACAGAGTGCACTGAGATCCTTCTCTGTATCCTGAGTGGggcctaaaaataaatgattgaatTTAATCCTCATCAATACAATCGGTCTGAATACCAAGCACTGCATTAATCAGGGATTTTAATAGATGCTTCCTCTTACCAATCCACCTCCACTGCTGAGATTCATCAGCGAATTCCACAAATGGAGAAAAGCCACTGGGGAGTGCCATCATCCCATCTGATTataacatacagtagatgagtAAGATGGGGTGGATAATAAAGCCTGACCATTTCAGAGTGACCACGGCTATTTACCTTTAGTCTCTCCTGCAAGAAACTGCAAGGCTTGAAGAACCAAGTCAGACCAACATGGGACATATGAAAACCACACGTTGAGACAACTGGCTGGAGAAGACTGCCACATTTGAACTTTCTCCTCTAACTGACACACAATGACAAACATCACAATGTAAGCCTCATGTGTAGTCAGAActgtgatttattttataatatgtaTGTGAGACTCTGTAATGGGTGCATACCAGTGAAGTGCTGTTAAGGTTTTCTGCCCTTAAGATGCTCTCCAACAAGCTGAAGAAACTGATAGCTATTTCTTCAACTGGAACTGGGCTGCTCTGAGACTCTTCCACAACTCTGCAATAATAGTATGGTTCTTTACATTAGTCTTTGATTACAGGAGACCcactaaaaatatacatattgtcACGGCACAATCTACCTATGGGCATTTCTGCATGGCTGTCAGGCTGGGTAGGAGGGTCTTAGATGGTCACAGAGACTGGGAGTTTACAAAGAGGAAGATTGGGAGCAGCTGCTGGAGATGACAGTTTTCAGGAAGAGATGCTGTTGCTGATTGTCGCGACAGAGAtccttttttctccatttaGTTGTGTTATTTGTACGCGTCTTTGAATGTCTACAACTGAACTGTCAATGGAGCACCGAGGCTAACCAGCATTGGAAAACGGAGAGCGGACTGACCGGGTGATGGAGCGGAGCAGCACCGGGCAACGAAATGACAGGTAGGCCCAATTTACCTTACCTCTAGCCTAGCGCTTATCTGTGGAGATTCATAAATGCACGGACGGCCAAACTCTGGAAGACCCTAGACAAGTAACGATAGTATCAAGTTTCCCCAGGGTTGTGGTTATGCTGtgacaatatacacacactattttGTAGGTATTTTTGACACCAGCATGGCATTAGACTCACTCCTCCTTAATGTTGGGCAGTGGAGTAGATGGTGTGTCTGGCAGGGAGTTGATGATGCTCGTTGGTGGAGCTGATGGGGTGTCTGAAGGTGCGAGAATTTCACAGGGATCCTCAGATTCCACTTTTATTGTCctcattttcttcttccttctttcaTCCTTTATCTTCTTCTTAGGCAGACACAGATCAAAAAGTGctgcaagaaaaaaagggaaagaaacatATCAACTGTATGTCATGAAATCAGTGAAAGCAAGATTTTGGCTTAAGATTTATCGTAATAATTCTTTTACTTACGCACAGTCCCCTTCCGACCAATATTTGCTCTTGAAAGTATGTCTCCAAGTTGGAGATCAGAGGTCATCAAGTCTGGATGATCCTGAGTAAATCAATCATGaatgatatactgtacaaattAAGACAAAACCATAGTTTCCTGACACCACTTACTGGCTGTCGCTTCCTCTTCTCCCGATGGTTTTGCAGCATCGCTTTCAAGTCCTGCTCCCCTAGTTCTATTTTTTctgtgacaaaaataaaaacgccTTTAGACATTTCCTCTGCTGTATTTAAACATTTGAGGAACATCATCCTTACATGGCAGAAATAACTGACCAGTAGTCTTCATGTCTTGGGTGGAGAGGCTGGGAAGAACTCTGAGCGAGACAGTGGGTGTAGGAGAGGGGGGTGATTGGGGTGCAGGAGTCCATGATGATATGTCTACAAGCATTATACAATACAACTCTTATTGGTGTCCCCAAGCTTATTGTTAGAGAAATGTTTAGAAAAAAGTATTGTTATTGGCAGTTAAGCTAATGAAAGAACAGACTGACCGTCATCATCAGATGAAGCGTTACTGTCTCCACACTCAGTTTTGACGTCCTTTAATATGCGGCTCAATCGTCTTCTCACCCTTGGCTCCCGCATTTCAATAGGAGTCTTGGTTTGTAACTTTCTTTTTGGTGGAAAGTCCAGACCACTGTGAACTGCAAACTCCAGCAACTCCTACAAAAAGAAGACACATTAAGACTAACGGCAAGAGGCCATGTGCCTTGTAcctgaaactttaaaaaatacctTTCTGGAGACGAGGATGTGCTTCAACAGTTTGTGGTAATATTGCTGAAGGGAGTACAACTGTCGCTTCCTTTGGGACTTGGCACACAATTGTCTGTACTTGACCACCTCAGGATTGAAGTAACCATCTGGGTTGAGATAATGACAGTCATGATCAGGAAGTGCTTCAAAAATTAACTCAGCATGGCAaagttgtgtgttggtgtgtaaaTAAGTGGATAACTAGGAAATCACCTCTGAATTGTTTTTGTGCAAGATAAAGGGGATTTCCAAAGTTAAAGTCTTTGTTGTTGAATAGGTCACTGATGGTGCTGTCCTGCTCAGCAACATTGTTGTCAGGAAACTGTGGCAAAAACTGCCGAAGGTGCTGCCTCTGGGAATCTGACAGTACTTCACTCCAGGTGCTTTCACTCATCACAGAGAAGAAAATTTCAggctaatgaaaacaaaaaggttcAATTGAATGCATCGTCTGCATTGTGTTTGACATCTGAACAATCATAAAAAGCAGAAAAGCGCATCACTGAGCGCCTGATAACTCACGTCCTCAAGTAGGTCCTCCGGAAGGTTCAATCTACAGTTCCCGAGCATGCATTCCTCTGTGATTTGTCCATCGTTTTCTTCTTTTGGATCGAGAGGGTCTGTAAGCATGTGGGTGAGGGCATCCATTCTTCTCCTGTGTACCGAGATTTAAGCCTTTCACACAGAAAAATACATGGCTAACGTTACACACTTAACCTCGTTTTAATCTGTGAACGGAAGCCAACTGATGCGTTTGCTTTCAGGGATTCTTGCAAACCATGCTGTGCTTTAGGTTTTGGAAATATCTGGTAGTTTAGTGCTACAAACGTCATAaacattaacaagcatttaCCAATGTCAAAACATTAGCCACTTTGTACAGTAACGTAGCGCTGCTTTGCGAGATAAACTAGCAGCTAAGTTAGCAAAGGAGCCAGGTAACAATTGGATTCCGGTTTCAACACAAACGTTATCAATATTTTTGGCAAATTTGCTTATCATGAATAAGTTGATATTGCTGGTTTAAAAACTGCTAATCGCTCTTACCTGACACTGCTTTGTGTTTAGGAAATGAAGGGGGGACTATTTTACCGACGTACCGTTTTCTTCTTCTACGGAAATTGG comes from the Etheostoma spectabile isolate EspeVRDwgs_2016 chromosome 13, UIUC_Espe_1.0, whole genome shotgun sequence genome and includes:
- the nfrkb gene encoding nuclear factor related to kappa-B-binding protein isoform X2, translating into MDALTHMLTDPLDPKEENDGQITEECMLGNCRLNLPEDLLEDPEIFFSVMSESTWSEVLSDSQRQHLRQFLPQFPDNNVAEQDSTISDLFNNKDFNFGNPLYLAQKQFRDGYFNPEVVKYRQLCAKSQRKRQLYSLQQYYHKLLKHILVSRKELLEFAVHSGLDFPPKRKLQTKTPIEMREPRVRRRLSRILKDVKTECGDSNASSDDDDISSWTPAPQSPPSPTPTVSLRVLPSLSTQDMKTTEKIELGEQDLKAMLQNHREKRKRQPDHPDLMTSDLQLGDILSRANIGRKGTVPLFDLCLPKKKIKDERRKKKMRTIKVESEDPCEILAPSDTPSAPPTSIINSLPDTPSTPLPNIKEEVVEESQSSPVPVEEIAISFFSLLESILRAENLNSTSLLEEKVQMWQSSPASCLNVWFSYVPCWSDLVLQALQFLAGETKDGMMALPSGFSPFVEFADESQQWRWIGPTQDTEKDLSALCQLWLDSKDLVIKTENEDMLEMTSPIPRVSTDYVVRPSTGDERQVFQIQEQQRYNQPHKAFTFRMHGFESVVGPVKGVFDKEMSLNKAREHTLLRSDRPPYVTILSLVRDAAARLPNGEGTRAEICELLKDSQFLAPDVTSAQVNTVVSGALDRLHYEKDPCVKYDIGRKLWIYLHRSRSQEEFERIHQAQAAAAKARKALQQKPKPASKPKSGSKDGSNKTTGCLEAGQDIGSNPMSPTPTTPTPNTPGTPMSPLPCTTTTPTKTGVPDTIKTSTGVILVSPPSLPQLGTILPTSQALPPVSQPVTSQHAARIVSHLAAGSLPQVRVVSTQPGLGSAVGGQQATLVHQTPHQIRMPVSMSAKGISQAVVSVPLRSQSASSPVQVPTTLSVSAVAVAKPQARSPGSPAKNPVSPAMLQGVTSPNIKQVSITGQLGMKTGGAGIPITATNLRIQGKDVLRLSPSSITTDAKGQTVLRITPDMMATLAKSPVATVKLTPDFLSSATTGSKSISATLHVTPPHPSPSSASSATSCTGEVQTTKAGPVTANLLKAAGDTAIRLMPTLAVTMADQKSRTFSSVTSPDKSGATIRIMPGLGVIPQKQGQTITMTTTTGSKTLTASTCANVVTMAASVVAGTKGITVAPGVSCSPLTLGTATATVRQVPATVVTTQTGKLPARITVPISVLNQPLKSKSVVTTPIVKGSLNTNISSLGRNIILTTMPAGTKLIAGNKPVSFVTAQQFQQLQQQGQATQVRIQTVQAQQLQQHMATGSPKSVSTVVVTTAPSPKCTPDPPPAP
- the nfrkb gene encoding nuclear factor related to kappa-B-binding protein isoform X1 — protein: MDALTHMLTDPLDPKEENDGQITEECMLGNCRLNLPEDLLEDPEIFFSVMSESTWSEVLSDSQRQHLRQFLPQFPDNNVAEQDSTISDLFNNKDFNFGNPLYLAQKQFRDGYFNPEVVKYRQLCAKSQRKRQLYSLQQYYHKLLKHILVSRKELLEFAVHSGLDFPPKRKLQTKTPIEMREPRVRRRLSRILKDVKTECGDSNASSDDDDISSWTPAPQSPPSPTPTVSLRVLPSLSTQDMKTTEKIELGEQDLKAMLQNHREKRKRQPDHPDLMTSDLQLGDILSRANIGRKGTVPLFDLCLPKKKIKDERRKKKMRTIKVESEDPCEILAPSDTPSAPPTSIINSLPDTPSTPLPNIKEEVVEESQSSPVPVEEIAISFFSLLESILRAENLNSTSLLEEKVQMWQSSPASCLNVWFSYVPCWSDLVLQALQFLAGETKDGMMALPSGFSPFVEFADESQQWRWIGPTQDTEKDLSALCQLWLDSKDLVIKTENEDMLEMTSPIPRVSTDYVVRPSTGDERQVFQIQEQQRYNQPHKAFTFRMHGFESVVGPVKGVFDKEMSLNKAREHTLLRSDRPPYVTILSLVRDAAARLPNGEGTRAEICELLKDSQFLAPDVTSAQVNTVVSGALDRLHYEKDPCVKYDIGRKLWIYLHRSRSQEEFERIHQAQAAAAKARKALQQKPKPASKPKSGSKDGSNKTTGCLEAGQDIGSNPMSPTPTTPTPNTPGTPMSPLPCTTTTPTKTGVPDTIKTSTGVILVSPPSLPQLGTILPTSQALPPVSQPVTSQHAARIVSHLAAGSLPQVRVVSTQPGLGSAVGGQQATLVHQTPHQIRMPVSMSAKGISQAVVSVPLRSQSASSPVQVPTTLSVSAVAVAKPQARSPGSPAKNPVSPAMLQGVTSPNIKQVSITGQLGMKTGGAGIPITATNLRIQGKDVLRLSPSSITTDAKGQTVLRITPDMMATLAKSPVATVKLTPDFLSSATTGSKSISATLHVTPPHPSPSSASSATSCTGEVQTTKAGPVTANLLKAAGDTAIRLMPTLAVTMADQKSRTFSSVTSPDKSGATIRIMPGLGVIPQKQGQTITMTTTTGSKTLTASTCANVVTMAASVVAGTKGITVAPGVSCSPLTLGTATATVRQVPATVVTTQTGKLPARITVPISVLNQPLKSKSVVTTPIVKGSLNTNSISSLGRNIILTTMPAGTKLIAGNKPVSFVTAQQFQQLQQQGQATQVRIQTVQAQQLQQHMATGSPKSVSTVVVTTAPSPKCTPDPPPAP